In Streptomyces sp. NBC_01551, one DNA window encodes the following:
- a CDS encoding GntR family transcriptional regulator, with product MPAPSRNGGPAAMPKYQRIAAALRHDLDRAAHTPGGRLPSERTLAARYEVNRQTIRAALQQLREDGLVVTGRRGTRPSATLLPVPSRALASPVVGPAAGVVAQSRLNLVTVPPSLAALLHMRGGERTLVHHRRERGPAGETLQHAVTYLCPQLVARTPELAGLRDRTATAALADEGLAPLHRWLERAAAGARVAETVTMTRTSDPYAAAPTCGLTVRRTLHDGAGRLIAVTDLAFPTWDRLTIHRDRAATGFRVTQDS from the coding sequence ATGCCCGCCCCTTCGCGGAACGGCGGCCCGGCCGCCATGCCCAAGTACCAGCGGATCGCCGCAGCGCTGCGCCACGATCTCGACCGCGCCGCGCACACCCCCGGCGGCAGACTGCCCTCCGAACGCACGCTGGCGGCACGCTACGAGGTCAACCGGCAGACCATCCGGGCCGCCCTCCAACAGCTCCGGGAGGACGGCCTGGTCGTCACCGGCCGCCGGGGCACCCGCCCGTCGGCGACGCTCCTCCCGGTCCCGTCCCGGGCCCTCGCCTCCCCGGTCGTCGGCCCGGCCGCCGGGGTCGTGGCGCAGAGCCGGCTGAACCTCGTCACGGTGCCGCCCTCGCTCGCCGCCCTGCTCCACATGCGGGGCGGGGAGCGCACCCTGGTCCACCACCGCCGCGAACGCGGCCCGGCGGGGGAGACCCTCCAGCACGCGGTCACCTACCTCTGCCCGCAGTTGGTCGCCCGGACCCCCGAACTGGCGGGATTGCGCGACCGGACGGCGACGGCCGCCCTCGCCGACGAGGGCCTCGCACCGCTGCACCGCTGGCTGGAGCGGGCCGCGGCGGGCGCCCGGGTCGCCGAGACCGTCACGATGACCCGCACCAGCGACCCGTACGCGGCCGCCCCCACCTGTGGACTCACCGTCCGGCGGACCCTGCACGACGGCGCCGGGCGGCTGATCGCCGTCACCGACCTGGCGTTCCCCACCTGGGACCGGCTCACCATCCACCGCGACCGCGCCGCCACCGGGTTCCGCGTCACGCAGGACTCCTGA
- a CDS encoding IucA/IucC family siderophore biosynthesis protein: MDRTDRMEPVDLNAAADAYAAAPLLNCLLREAAEPSGEPGAHRLRGSGRMLRVSGGRRPAHPELLTAGGWRPLGPAELVKVVSDELLLYTGASNDELPSEIADSRDALAALLAARAEAEPPADPYLLSEQSLVMGHPHHPAPKARGGAPAASWLPYAPEAFARFPLVFLGLREDRLAEEGGPAAAEAVDSLAAALDGPRAPAGYRLLPAHPWQLELVGARREVREAFADGRLLRLGPTRLPAWPTASIRTLYVPDPAADLFVKFSLDVRITNDVRRLWRHDLLKLRRTDAAVEAGFAELRRAGSNAVWLADRGYRTADFAFEELAVLVRDGLRAWVEPGATALLAAALAEGFAGSPVDRTADPAAWWRAYLRHVVPPVLELFARHGIVLEAHLQNTLVAVDAGGMPVQALFRDAEGVKLPADLSRAAAWQRLVYCLVVNNLAEVGAALAERNPDMVARVWPAVREEFLRYDAERGGLPEIAQLLAGPTLPAKTNLLLRWTRADGADARYLPLPNPLRG; encoded by the coding sequence ATGGATCGAACGGATCGAATGGAACCAGTGGACCTCAACGCCGCCGCCGACGCGTACGCCGCCGCCCCGCTGCTCAACTGCCTGCTCAGGGAGGCGGCCGAGCCGTCCGGTGAGCCCGGTGCGCACCGGCTGCGCGGCAGCGGCCGGATGCTCCGGGTGAGTGGCGGGCGCCGGCCCGCGCACCCCGAACTGCTCACGGCGGGCGGTTGGCGCCCGCTCGGCCCGGCCGAACTGGTCAAGGTCGTCTCCGACGAACTGCTGCTGTACACGGGCGCCTCCAACGACGAGCTGCCGTCGGAGATCGCCGACAGCCGCGACGCCCTCGCCGCGCTGCTGGCCGCCCGGGCGGAGGCGGAACCGCCCGCGGACCCGTACCTGCTCTCGGAGCAGTCGCTCGTGATGGGGCACCCGCACCACCCCGCCCCCAAGGCGCGGGGCGGGGCGCCCGCCGCGAGCTGGCTCCCGTACGCCCCGGAGGCCTTCGCCCGGTTCCCGCTGGTCTTCCTCGGGCTGCGCGAGGACCGGCTCGCCGAGGAGGGCGGCCCGGCCGCCGCCGAGGCCGTCGACTCCCTCGCCGCCGCCCTCGACGGGCCGCGCGCGCCCGCCGGTTACCGGCTGTTGCCCGCGCACCCCTGGCAGCTGGAGCTGGTCGGCGCCCGGCGTGAGGTGCGCGAGGCCTTCGCCGACGGGCGGCTGCTGCGGCTCGGCCCGACCCGGCTCCCGGCCTGGCCCACCGCCTCGATCCGGACCCTGTACGTCCCCGACCCGGCGGCCGACCTGTTCGTCAAGTTCAGCCTCGACGTCCGCATCACCAACGACGTGCGCCGGCTGTGGCGGCACGACCTGCTGAAACTCCGCCGCACCGACGCCGCCGTCGAGGCGGGCTTCGCCGAGCTGCGCCGCGCGGGCTCGAACGCGGTGTGGCTCGCCGACCGGGGGTACCGCACCGCGGACTTCGCCTTCGAGGAACTCGCCGTCCTGGTGCGCGACGGGCTGCGCGCGTGGGTCGAGCCCGGGGCCACGGCGCTGCTGGCCGCCGCGCTCGCGGAGGGGTTCGCGGGCAGCCCCGTGGACCGCACCGCCGACCCGGCCGCCTGGTGGCGGGCGTACCTGCGCCATGTCGTGCCCCCTGTGCTGGAACTCTTCGCCCGGCACGGCATCGTCTTGGAGGCGCACCTCCAGAACACCCTGGTCGCGGTCGACGCCGGGGGCATGCCGGTGCAGGCCCTCTTCCGCGATGCGGAGGGGGTGAAACTCCCGGCGGACCTGTCGCGCGCGGCGGCCTGGCAGCGGCTGGTGTACTGCCTGGTCGTCAACAACCTGGCGGAGGTGGGCGCGGCCCTCGCCGAGCGGAATCCGGACATGGTGGCGCGGGTGTGGCCCGCCGTCCGCGAGGAGTTCCTGCGCTACGACGCCGAGCGCGGCGGGCTCCCCGAGATCGCGCAACTGCTCGCCGGCCCCACCCTTCCGGCCAAGACGAACCTGCTGCTGCGATGGACCCGGGCGGACGGCGCGGACGCCCGCTACCTGCCGCTCCCGAACCCGCTGCGGGGGTAG
- a CDS encoding SigB/SigF/SigG family RNA polymerase sigma factor, whose product MPAPASSSRTADPVHTADPVHTAPASLPRPRRPHTEAARIAGLPRIDEPREVAPADARELSRVFFRRLRELTEGTAEHKYVRDTLIEMNASLVQYAVRRFRARGDGGDIEDIVQVGTIGLIKAIDRFDPALENEFSTLAMPYITGEIKRHFRDTSWAVRVPRRLQELRIDIAKAKEELTVLLDRSPTVADLGERLGLADEEVIEGLVAANGHTSGSLDAPHAEYGDARGLAEGRTLADVMGEEEPALELVEDVQTLAPLLEQLSDRERSMLRMRFGEELTQAQIGAALGISQMQVSRLLARILAHLRASLLAEPAPDPVDPSA is encoded by the coding sequence ATGCCGGCCCCTGCCTCTTCTTCCCGTACCGCCGACCCCGTCCATACCGCCGACCCCGTCCATACCGCTCCCGCGAGCCTGCCCCGCCCCCGCCGCCCGCACACCGAGGCCGCCCGGATCGCGGGCCTGCCCCGCATCGACGAGCCCCGCGAGGTGGCCCCCGCGGACGCGAGGGAACTGTCGAGGGTCTTCTTCCGGCGGCTCCGCGAGCTGACCGAGGGCACGGCGGAGCACAAGTACGTCCGCGACACCCTCATTGAGATGAACGCCTCACTCGTCCAGTACGCGGTGCGCCGCTTCCGGGCCCGTGGTGACGGAGGCGACATCGAGGACATCGTCCAGGTCGGCACGATCGGCCTGATCAAGGCGATCGACCGGTTCGACCCGGCCTTGGAGAACGAGTTCTCCACCCTCGCCATGCCGTACATCACAGGCGAGATCAAACGGCACTTCCGCGACACCTCCTGGGCCGTCCGCGTCCCGCGCCGCCTCCAGGAGCTCCGCATCGACATCGCGAAGGCGAAGGAAGAGCTGACCGTCCTGCTCGACCGCTCACCGACGGTCGCCGACCTCGGCGAGCGCCTCGGCCTGGCGGACGAGGAGGTCATAGAGGGTCTCGTCGCCGCCAACGGCCACACCAGCGGGTCCCTCGACGCCCCGCACGCCGAGTACGGCGACGCCCGCGGCCTCGCCGAGGGGCGCACCCTCGCCGACGTCATGGGCGAGGAGGAGCCCGCACTGGAGCTGGTCGAGGACGTCCAGACGCTGGCCCCGCTGCTGGAGCAGCTCAGCGACCGCGAGCGCAGCATGCTGCGGATGCGGTTCGGCGAGGAGCTGACCCAGGCCCAGATCGGCGCCGCCCTCGGCATCTCCCAGATGCAGGTGTCCCGCCTGCTGGCCCGGATCCTGGCCCACCTGCGCGCCTCGCTGCTGGCGGAGCCCGCCCCCGACCCGGTCGACCCGTCGGCGTGA
- a CDS encoding class I SAM-dependent methyltransferase, whose protein sequence is MTETSYLHAVRASYDAVAVDYARLANGDLARKPLERAMLAAFAEAVRGAAGGGRAVADLGCGPGLLTAHLDALGVRAFGVDLSPAMVAVARRSHPGLRFEVGSMAALDVADGVLGGLLAWYSTVHTPPGELPSLFEEFARVLAPGGHALVAFEAGDGRIRLEHAYGHRVDLDVYVTPPALIAAELHEAGLAEVARLVREPVGEEKCPQAFLLARKPVG, encoded by the coding sequence ATGACCGAGACCTCGTACCTGCATGCCGTACGGGCGTCCTACGACGCCGTCGCCGTCGACTACGCCCGGCTCGCGAACGGCGACCTGGCCCGCAAGCCGCTGGAGCGGGCGATGCTGGCCGCTTTCGCCGAGGCCGTGCGCGGCGCCGCCGGCGGGGGCAGAGCCGTGGCGGACCTGGGCTGCGGTCCGGGCCTGCTGACGGCGCACCTGGACGCGCTCGGGGTAAGGGCCTTCGGCGTCGACCTCTCCCCGGCGATGGTGGCGGTGGCCCGCCGGAGCCATCCGGGGCTGCGCTTCGAGGTGGGCTCGATGGCCGCGCTGGACGTCGCGGACGGGGTGCTGGGCGGGCTCCTCGCCTGGTACTCCACCGTCCACACCCCGCCGGGGGAACTGCCGTCGCTGTTCGAGGAGTTCGCCCGGGTACTGGCGCCGGGCGGCCACGCCCTGGTCGCCTTCGAGGCGGGTGACGGGCGGATCCGCCTGGAACACGCGTACGGACACCGGGTCGACCTCGACGTGTACGTGACCCCACCCGCCCTGATCGCCGCCGAGCTCCACGAAGCGGGCCTGGCGGAGGTGGCCCGCCTGGTCCGCGAACCCGTCGGCGAGGAGAAATGCCCTCAGGCGTTCCTCCTGGCCCGCAAGCCGGTCGGCTAG
- a CDS encoding FAD-binding oxidoreductase → MSLHRRQVLARAAGTVLATIGAAAPGGAGGRSGGADPGGGGPGRGGPVRGCRRGTDFSALGRDIDGRVVLPGEREYAEARQLFQPRYDSVAPGAVVYPAHAGDVAVCLRFARRSTVPVVPRGGGHSYAGWSTRAAGLVVDTGVMAAVTVEGSGVRIGAGARLGDVNAALAGRGLAIPTGLCPSVGIAGLTLGGGLGLSARAYGATADRLTGALVVTPDGVVREADADRDPELFWALRGAGGGNFGVVSEFRFLTHRVGDCAVAELHWPGGDSAAVLAGWQRWLAGLPDPFWSQVEFVVEGGPESGPAVPAVRVVCLDGGRRELEARLTRLSDLVGRAPRDSRIDVRGYGDTMRALSGCLDRSAAQCRLPGTLPGRDPQGRLGRDSYAARSDFWTGDGLPPAAVEAVLDAVRRYPRAVPRGGIGVVQFDGVCGGALNRVPVAATAFAHRGSAFLAQYLVYWPESAPAAEVARHQDWLDGLWRDLRPWASGRAYQNYADPKLDGWREAYHGPNLPRLEQVRRVYDPDRLFRFPQAI, encoded by the coding sequence ATGAGCCTCCACCGCCGCCAGGTCCTCGCACGCGCCGCCGGGACCGTCCTCGCCACCATCGGGGCGGCCGCGCCGGGCGGGGCCGGCGGGCGGAGCGGGGGCGCCGATCCGGGCGGTGGTGGCCCTGGGCGGGGCGGCCCGGTGCGGGGCTGCCGGCGCGGGACGGACTTCTCCGCGTTGGGGCGGGACATCGACGGGCGGGTGGTGCTGCCCGGTGAGCGCGAGTACGCCGAGGCGCGGCAGTTGTTCCAGCCCCGCTACGACTCGGTCGCGCCCGGGGCGGTGGTCTACCCCGCGCACGCCGGGGACGTGGCCGTCTGTCTGCGATTCGCCCGCCGCTCGACCGTCCCGGTGGTGCCGCGCGGCGGTGGGCACAGCTACGCCGGCTGGTCCACCCGCGCCGCCGGGCTGGTCGTCGACACCGGGGTCATGGCCGCCGTCACGGTCGAGGGGTCCGGCGTACGGATCGGGGCGGGGGCCCGCCTCGGCGACGTCAACGCGGCCCTCGCCGGGCGCGGACTGGCCATCCCGACCGGACTGTGCCCCTCCGTCGGCATCGCCGGGCTGACGCTGGGCGGCGGGCTCGGGCTGTCCGCGCGGGCGTACGGCGCGACCGCCGACCGGCTCACGGGCGCCCTGGTGGTGACCCCCGACGGGGTCGTCCGCGAGGCGGACGCCGACCGCGATCCGGAGCTGTTCTGGGCCCTGCGCGGGGCGGGCGGCGGGAACTTCGGCGTGGTGAGCGAATTCCGCTTCCTTACGCACCGGGTCGGGGACTGCGCCGTCGCCGAACTGCACTGGCCCGGGGGCGATTCCGCGGCCGTGCTCGCCGGCTGGCAGCGCTGGCTGGCCGGGCTGCCGGACCCGTTCTGGAGCCAGGTGGAGTTCGTCGTCGAGGGCGGTCCGGAGTCCGGGCCGGCCGTGCCCGCGGTCCGCGTGGTCTGCCTGGACGGCGGGCGCCGCGAGCTGGAGGCGCGGCTGACCCGGCTGTCCGACCTGGTCGGCCGGGCGCCCCGGGACAGCCGGATCGACGTGCGCGGGTACGGGGACACCATGCGGGCCCTGTCCGGCTGCCTGGACCGGAGCGCCGCGCAGTGCCGCCTCCCCGGGACCCTGCCCGGCCGCGACCCGCAGGGCCGGCTCGGCCGGGACTCCTACGCGGCCCGCTCCGACTTCTGGACCGGCGACGGGCTCCCGCCGGCGGCCGTCGAGGCCGTCCTGGACGCCGTCCGGCGCTATCCGCGGGCCGTGCCACGGGGCGGGATCGGGGTCGTCCAGTTCGACGGGGTCTGCGGGGGCGCCCTGAACCGGGTGCCGGTCGCCGCGACGGCGTTCGCGCACCGGGGCAGCGCCTTCCTGGCCCAGTACCTCGTCTACTGGCCCGAGTCCGCGCCGGCCGCCGAGGTCGCCCGGCACCAGGACTGGCTCGACGGGCTCTGGCGCGACCTGCGCCCCTGGGCGAGCGGCCGCGCGTACCAGAACTACGCCGACCCGAAGCTCGACGGCTGGCGCGAGGCGTACCACGGGCCGAACCTGCCCCGGCTGGAACAGGTCCGGCGCGTCTACGACCCCGACCGGCTGTTCCGGTTCCCCCAGGCCATCTAG
- a CDS encoding HXXEE domain-containing protein, translating to MSDSNWAPATLAPATLGLLAAWAVHDLEEVVAVPSWSRTRVPVLRERHPRVPDRVWRRLEDIDAREFATAVAVMGVVVAAAAADGYRTGGRSAFYQSALNGFGLHGVVHLAQAAATRGYTPGVATSPLIVVPFTLWARGRLRRAGVLRPTRARDLARGLGLAGAATVAAHAAARRIRRGPCGRGGQDGRVGQVGPVGP from the coding sequence ATGAGCGATTCGAACTGGGCGCCGGCCACCCTCGCCCCCGCCACACTGGGCCTGCTGGCCGCCTGGGCCGTGCACGACCTGGAGGAGGTGGTCGCCGTGCCGAGCTGGTCCCGCACCCGGGTACCCGTGCTGCGCGAGCGCCACCCCCGCGTTCCCGACCGGGTCTGGCGGCGCCTCGAAGACATCGACGCCCGCGAGTTCGCCACCGCAGTCGCCGTCATGGGCGTCGTGGTCGCGGCGGCCGCCGCCGACGGGTACCGCACCGGGGGCCGTTCGGCCTTCTACCAGAGCGCCCTCAACGGGTTCGGCCTGCACGGCGTCGTCCACCTCGCACAGGCCGCCGCGACCCGCGGCTACACTCCGGGCGTGGCCACCTCGCCGCTGATCGTCGTCCCGTTCACCCTCTGGGCCCGCGGCCGGCTGCGGCGCGCCGGGGTGCTGCGGCCGACGCGCGCCCGGGACCTGGCGCGGGGTCTCGGGCTGGCCGGCGCGGCCACCGTGGCCGCGCATGCCGCGGCCCGGCGGATCCGGCGCGGCCCGTGCGGCCGGGGCGGTCAGGACGGCCGGGTCGGTCAGGTCGGCCCGGTCGGTCCGTAG
- a CDS encoding sensor histidine kinase, which produces MSDRARTPAPSAREPRAMPRLSVVLRTPARAAEPLFARAPKAWQRGLPYVVMGLFVVSLLPTTIAVLTNDYKAGGGWAGALGVAQTVPLLLAVTRPLAAWGLILVADTLGAMLLIRADQVAGHAWPWTPMVIVGYLALMACLGLRESIRTLVGVWLVTGAVGTVLGFSQPEGVMTTVALLFVLSGVVLALTGALRGLGDAQQRIAEQESISEAERSRRTLLEERARIARELHDVVAHHMSVITVQADSAPYRLPGMPEPVREEFAAIAASARESLGEMRRLLTVLRGDGSQGPGGERAPQPGLDRLQQLVEATVRAGQPVELSLAAGVSEAAPPAVDLSAFRIVQEALANVVRHAPGAETRVSVTYDAAEVLVLVVNGPARDAVVALEGSGTGHGLVGMRERVRLTGGTLDTGPLPDGGFRVAARLPLTEPLTEPKDAS; this is translated from the coding sequence ATGAGCGATCGAGCCCGTACCCCCGCCCCCTCCGCGCGGGAGCCGCGCGCGATGCCCCGGCTGTCGGTGGTGCTGCGTACGCCCGCGCGGGCGGCGGAGCCGCTGTTCGCGCGGGCGCCCAAGGCGTGGCAGCGGGGGCTGCCGTACGTGGTGATGGGGCTCTTCGTCGTCTCGCTGCTGCCCACGACCATCGCGGTGCTGACCAACGACTACAAGGCGGGCGGCGGCTGGGCCGGCGCGCTGGGCGTGGCCCAGACGGTACCGCTGCTGCTGGCGGTGACGCGGCCGCTGGCGGCGTGGGGCCTGATCCTGGTGGCGGACACGCTCGGGGCGATGCTGCTGATCCGCGCCGATCAGGTGGCCGGGCACGCCTGGCCGTGGACGCCGATGGTCATCGTCGGGTACCTGGCGCTGATGGCGTGCCTCGGGCTGCGCGAGTCGATCCGGACGCTGGTCGGGGTGTGGCTGGTGACCGGCGCGGTCGGGACGGTGCTGGGGTTCTCCCAGCCCGAGGGCGTGATGACCACCGTGGCGCTGCTGTTCGTGCTGAGCGGGGTCGTGCTGGCGCTGACGGGCGCGCTGCGCGGGCTCGGTGACGCCCAGCAGCGGATCGCCGAGCAGGAGAGCATCAGCGAGGCCGAGCGGTCCCGGCGCACGCTGCTGGAGGAACGGGCCCGGATCGCGCGGGAGTTGCACGACGTGGTGGCGCACCACATGTCGGTGATCACCGTGCAGGCGGACTCCGCGCCGTACCGGCTGCCCGGCATGCCGGAGCCGGTGCGGGAGGAGTTCGCGGCGATCGCGGCGAGCGCCCGGGAGTCGCTGGGCGAGATGAGGCGGCTGCTGACGGTCCTGCGCGGCGACGGGTCGCAGGGGCCGGGCGGCGAGCGGGCCCCGCAGCCGGGGCTCGACCGGCTCCAGCAGCTGGTGGAGGCGACCGTACGGGCCGGGCAGCCGGTGGAGTTGTCGCTGGCGGCCGGGGTGTCCGAGGCGGCGCCTCCCGCCGTGGACCTGTCGGCGTTCCGGATCGTGCAGGAGGCGCTGGCCAATGTGGTGCGGCACGCTCCGGGTGCCGAGACCCGGGTCTCGGTGACGTACGACGCGGCGGAGGTACTCGTCCTCGTGGTCAACGGCCCGGCCCGGGACGCGGTGGTGGCGCTGGAGGGTTCGGGTACGGGGCACGGGCTCGTGGGGATGCGGGAGCGCGTACGGTTGACGGGCGGGACGCTGGACACCGGCCCGCTGCCCGACGGCGGCTTCCGGGTCGCCGCC
- a CDS encoding AEC family transporter — translation MGGAAALEKLVPVLLAFGGGALLARRKAVPAEASKAFADYAFLFAVPCYLFGNIYTSDLGALFDWRAIGGYAATAALAVLAVAVAATAGGIREPRAVALRVMASVQVNTAYFAVPVFITVFGTAAPIFPVLLFQVCVLSLVVISIMELGRAGPAAGGPGARLARAVGASLATPLVLACNAGILLNLLSVRVPAVVLDGAAFVGDSASPVALFALGLHLGGQGLDIRGTSREEMALITFKCLGFPLLAWVVCGALFDVPGQWLAYLVLIAAMPTPQNLFVFAQRYDVGVDLSASIVIKSSVVSLVLLPLWLHTVAS, via the coding sequence ATGGGCGGGGCGGCCGCACTCGAGAAACTGGTGCCGGTACTGCTGGCCTTCGGCGGCGGGGCGCTGCTCGCGCGCCGCAAGGCCGTCCCGGCCGAGGCCTCCAAGGCCTTCGCCGACTACGCCTTCCTCTTCGCCGTCCCCTGCTACCTCTTCGGCAACATCTACACCAGCGACCTCGGCGCCCTCTTCGACTGGCGGGCGATCGGCGGCTACGCGGCCACCGCCGCCCTCGCGGTGCTCGCGGTCGCCGTGGCCGCGACCGCCGGCGGGATACGGGAGCCGCGCGCCGTGGCGCTGCGCGTGATGGCCTCGGTCCAGGTGAACACCGCCTACTTCGCCGTCCCCGTGTTCATCACCGTGTTCGGGACGGCCGCCCCGATCTTCCCGGTGCTGCTCTTCCAGGTCTGCGTGCTGTCCCTGGTCGTCATCTCCATCATGGAACTCGGCCGCGCGGGTCCCGCCGCCGGCGGCCCCGGCGCCCGGCTCGCGCGGGCCGTCGGAGCCTCCCTGGCCACGCCGCTGGTCCTCGCCTGCAACGCCGGGATCCTGCTCAACCTGCTGTCGGTGCGGGTCCCGGCGGTCGTGCTGGACGGGGCGGCGTTCGTCGGCGACAGCGCCTCCCCGGTCGCCCTGTTCGCCCTCGGTCTCCACCTGGGCGGGCAGGGCCTGGACATCCGGGGCACCTCGCGGGAGGAGATGGCCCTGATCACCTTCAAGTGCCTGGGCTTTCCGCTGCTGGCCTGGGTGGTGTGCGGGGCGCTGTTCGACGTACCGGGGCAGTGGCTCGCGTACCTCGTGCTGATCGCGGCGATGCCGACGCCGCAGAACCTGTTCGTCTTCGCACAGCGCTACGACGTGGGCGTGGACCTCTCCGCCTCGATCGTGATCAAGTCCTCAGTGGTTTCCCTGGTGTTGCTGCCCCTCTGGCTGCATACGGTGGCCTCATGA
- a CDS encoding IucA/IucC family protein, which translates to MDRSTHVPASPAEEAVAAALAGVRPGLGSAYDAALPGARAAVLTRLWRALAFEPLPWVAGRERGSGALALRLAGGGRLEGPLADPYATGAQVGEVRLDGRPYRQAARLLTALRVAHGDGFAAELDDSTASLALSRAGQPGAGDTPARSTREWEQRVVDGHPYHPNCRSRPGFSVAEQLAYAPEHRPVVELGLVAVRPEECLVTDGWPAQLRADGRILIPVHPWQAAHVLKGEGLQRATVAAHPLMSLRTLAPVAGGAHVKTALSTRLTSSVRDISVYSVETAAAVSAFAEALAGRLDGRLHITRTLGAATAHSPDLAAVLREPPELYADAGAGERVVPVAALAGTDLARSAAWRAGFARLALAVCLRVLDLGVALEAHGQNLLVVLSADGAPLRLVYRDLADIRISPARLARHGLPVPPVSGRLVTDDVTVLRRKLFGSLVAGALGATAGSAAALAEDLGAAVAGLAPTADTEALLTGALPTKALTLMRLSPGVPGDQWTELPNPLDGGLLSRG; encoded by the coding sequence CTGGACCGCAGCACGCACGTCCCCGCTTCCCCGGCCGAGGAAGCCGTCGCCGCCGCGCTGGCCGGCGTACGGCCCGGGCTCGGATCCGCGTACGACGCCGCCCTGCCCGGGGCGCGGGCGGCCGTACTGACCCGGCTGTGGCGGGCGCTGGCCTTCGAACCTCTGCCCTGGGTGGCCGGCCGCGAGCGCGGATCCGGCGCCCTGGCGCTGCGGCTGGCCGGGGGCGGCCGGCTGGAGGGCCCGCTCGCGGACCCGTACGCGACCGGGGCCCAGGTCGGTGAGGTGCGGCTCGACGGTCGGCCGTACCGGCAGGCCGCGCGGCTGCTGACGGCGCTGAGAGTGGCGCACGGCGACGGGTTCGCCGCCGAGCTGGACGACAGTACGGCCTCCCTCGCGCTGTCGCGGGCCGGGCAGCCGGGGGCGGGCGACACGCCCGCGCGCAGCACCCGGGAGTGGGAGCAGCGGGTCGTCGACGGGCACCCGTACCACCCCAACTGCCGTTCCCGGCCCGGATTCTCGGTGGCCGAGCAGCTCGCGTACGCGCCGGAGCACCGGCCGGTCGTGGAGCTCGGGCTGGTCGCCGTACGGCCCGAGGAGTGCCTGGTGACGGACGGCTGGCCGGCGCAGCTGCGGGCCGACGGGCGGATCCTGATCCCGGTGCACCCGTGGCAGGCGGCGCACGTGCTCAAGGGCGAGGGGCTCCAGCGGGCCACCGTGGCGGCGCATCCGCTGATGTCGCTGCGGACCCTGGCGCCGGTGGCGGGCGGCGCGCACGTGAAGACGGCGCTGAGCACCCGGCTGACCTCCTCCGTGCGGGACATCTCCGTGTATTCGGTCGAGACGGCGGCCGCGGTCTCCGCCTTCGCGGAGGCGCTGGCCGGGCGGCTCGACGGGCGGTTGCACATCACTCGTACCCTGGGCGCCGCCACCGCGCACAGCCCGGATCTGGCCGCCGTGCTGCGCGAGCCGCCTGAGCTGTACGCCGACGCGGGGGCGGGCGAGCGCGTCGTACCGGTGGCGGCGCTGGCCGGTACCGATCTCGCGCGATCGGCCGCGTGGCGGGCCGGGTTCGCCCGTCTCGCGCTCGCCGTGTGCCTGCGGGTGCTGGACCTCGGCGTGGCCCTGGAGGCACACGGCCAGAACCTGCTCGTGGTGCTCTCCGCCGACGGCGCCCCGCTCCGGCTGGTCTACCGCGACCTCGCGGACATCCGGATCAGCCCGGCCCGCCTCGCCCGGCACGGGCTGCCGGTGCCGCCGGTGTCCGGGCGGCTGGTCACGGACGACGTGACGGTGCTGCGCCGCAAGCTGTTCGGGTCGCTGGTGGCCGGGGCGCTCGGGGCGACGGCGGGCTCGGCGGCGGCGCTGGCCGAGGACCTCGGCGCAGCGGTCGCGGGTCTCGCGCCGACCGCCGACACCGAGGCGCTGCTGACCGGGGCGCTGCCGACGAAGGCGCTGACGCTGATGCGGCTGAGCCCCGGTGTTCCGGGCGATCAGTGGACGGAGCTGCCCAATCCGCTGGACGGCGGGCTACTGTCGAGGGGATGA